The Armatimonadota bacterium genome window below encodes:
- the fliG gene encoding flagellar motor switch protein FliG, whose protein sequence is MSTTAKMKELPNKTKAAVLMMVLGPEIAGDIVKHLSEAEIELLALEVARMEKVFPEIREAVISEFYELAIAQDFIAEGGIANARAVLESAFGANRANEILSKIMSAMQVLPFEFLKKADPHQVISFIQDEHPQTIALVLSYMPMQSAAVIIGKLPQELRGDVAGRIAMMEQTPPEVIKKVEQVLEKKISSVLSQEMTQAGGPKALVDLLNRVDRTTERTIIEMLEANEPELADVIKGMMFVFEDIIQLDDRAIQAVMREVDMKDLATALKGSKPEVAQKIFTNMSDRAVAMLKEDMEFMGPVRTKVVEEGQQKVVAIIRKLEESGEIVLSRGGEEEMIV, encoded by the coding sequence ATGTCTACGACAGCAAAAATGAAAGAGTTGCCGAATAAGACCAAGGCTGCAGTGCTGATGATGGTCTTGGGTCCCGAGATCGCGGGCGATATCGTCAAGCATCTCTCGGAAGCGGAAATCGAGCTCCTTGCGCTAGAAGTCGCTCGAATGGAAAAGGTGTTCCCCGAAATTCGAGAGGCGGTTATAAGTGAGTTCTATGAGCTTGCAATTGCTCAAGACTTTATCGCAGAGGGTGGTATTGCCAACGCTCGAGCAGTTCTTGAGTCAGCGTTCGGTGCCAATCGGGCAAATGAGATTCTTAGCAAGATCATGTCAGCGATGCAGGTCTTGCCGTTCGAATTCCTTAAGAAAGCAGATCCCCACCAGGTGATCAGCTTCATCCAAGATGAGCATCCACAGACCATTGCGTTGGTTCTGAGCTACATGCCGATGCAGAGCGCAGCGGTAATTATCGGAAAGCTCCCCCAGGAACTTCGGGGAGACGTCGCCGGCCGGATTGCCATGATGGAGCAAACGCCTCCTGAAGTGATCAAGAAGGTCGAGCAAGTTCTGGAGAAGAAGATTTCAAGCGTTCTCTCGCAGGAGATGACTCAAGCTGGTGGTCCCAAAGCACTGGTCGACCTCCTGAACCGAGTGGATAGAACTACTGAGCGAACGATTATCGAGATGTTGGAGGCGAACGAACCTGAGCTTGCCGATGTCATCAAGGGCATGATGTTTGTCTTTGAGGACATTATTCAGCTCGACGACCGCGCGATTCAGGCGGTGATGCGTGAAGTTGATATGAAGGATTTGGCGACGGCTCTCAAGGGTAGTAAGCCAGAAGTTGCCCAGAAAATCTTCACCAACATGTCAGACCGTGCGGTTGCAATGCTGAAGGAAGACATGGAGTTCATGGGGCCGGTGCGAACAAAGGTTGTCGAAGAGGGCCAACAGAAAGTTGTGGCGATTATCCGTAAGCTCGAAGAGTCAGGCGAAATTGTTCTGAGCCGAGGCGGCGAGGAGGAGATGATTGTCTAA
- the ftsZ gene encoding cell division protein FtsZ, which produces MNLFESPFRPYSQQRNDVRGIARWHGEMEVNKMEDTMRPENLFENQATIKVIGVGGAGSNAVNRMIREGVMGVHFIAMNTDAQALQSSLAPKKIQLGTDITRGLGAGGDPEVGQASAKESQAIIEEELQDVDMVFITAGMGGGTGTGAAPMIADIARRMGILTVGVVTKPFGFEGPRRRKLAAEGAERLREVVDTLITVPNDRLLDVVEKKTSMSAAFAAADDVLRQGVQGISDIILLPGMINVDFADVRSIMKDAGVALMGLGRGVGEQRARLAAEAAAHSPLLETNIQGARRVLVNITAGSDFTIGEAHEAMEYILGFTDLENADIIMGHVLRETPDHEVQITLLAAGMDVATPTVNRAFDKAVFIQSVMDEPVARVEASYVAPTQPERIFIQPKAVEPITSESIYAQAKPVSSAPTLVEPDLDDIDLDIPSFLRRQRLGE; this is translated from the coding sequence GTGAATCTTTTTGAATCGCCCTTCCGTCCATACAGCCAACAACGGAATGACGTGCGCGGGATTGCTCGATGGCACGGCGAAATGGAGGTCAACAAAATGGAAGATACGATGCGACCGGAGAATTTGTTTGAGAACCAGGCGACGATCAAGGTGATCGGGGTCGGCGGAGCGGGTAGCAACGCCGTGAACCGAATGATCCGCGAAGGCGTGATGGGCGTTCATTTCATTGCGATGAACACCGATGCCCAAGCACTTCAGAGTTCGTTGGCGCCTAAGAAGATTCAGCTCGGAACCGACATCACTCGTGGCCTCGGGGCTGGGGGAGACCCTGAGGTCGGCCAAGCTTCGGCAAAGGAGTCGCAAGCAATCATCGAAGAGGAATTGCAAGATGTGGATATGGTCTTCATCACCGCCGGAATGGGCGGTGGAACTGGGACCGGCGCCGCTCCGATGATCGCCGACATCGCTCGACGGATGGGAATCCTGACCGTCGGCGTCGTTACCAAGCCATTCGGTTTCGAGGGCCCTCGAAGACGAAAACTCGCCGCCGAAGGTGCCGAGCGACTTCGAGAAGTTGTTGACACGTTGATTACGGTTCCTAACGACCGCCTTCTTGATGTTGTTGAAAAGAAGACCTCGATGTCGGCGGCCTTTGCGGCTGCGGACGACGTTCTGAGACAGGGCGTTCAGGGAATCAGCGACATTATTCTTCTTCCAGGAATGATCAACGTTGACTTCGCTGACGTTCGCTCGATTATGAAAGACGCCGGGGTCGCTTTGATGGGCCTCGGTCGAGGCGTCGGTGAGCAGCGAGCTCGGCTGGCGGCCGAGGCGGCGGCACACTCGCCGCTCCTGGAAACCAACATCCAAGGCGCTCGAAGAGTGCTCGTCAATATCACCGCCGGTTCGGACTTCACCATTGGCGAAGCTCACGAGGCGATGGAATACATCCTCGGGTTCACGGACCTTGAGAATGCCGACATCATCATGGGCCACGTCCTTCGCGAGACTCCAGATCATGAAGTTCAGATCACCCTTCTTGCGGCAGGTATGGACGTTGCGACGCCAACAGTGAATCGAGCATTTGATAAGGCGGTCTTCATTCAGTCTGTCATGGACGAGCCAGTCGCTCGAGTGGAAGCTTCTTATGTGGCACCGACACAGCCAGAGAGAATTTTCATCCAGCCAAAAGCGGTCGAGCCGATCACATCGGAATCGATCTATGCTCAGGCTAAGCCGGTCAGCTCAGCTCCGACCTTGGTCGAGCCAGATCTCGACGACATTGACCTCGACATCCCTTCGTTCCTGCGCCGGCAGCGCTTGGGCGAATAA
- a CDS encoding biotin/lipoyl-containing protein encodes MKLFLNGSEIEASVESGAEVIAGTDRLIVRTPSGLFSALAVRDGDAILVSYQGHQYRLETRRPRAGSQGATASGEYRAPMPGQIVDVLVSVGDKVSKGQKLIVLEAMKTQQPFNAPFGGTVTTLNATKGAQVKDGELLVVVEEA; translated from the coding sequence ATGAAACTCTTTCTAAATGGTTCGGAGATCGAAGCATCTGTAGAATCTGGCGCCGAAGTAATTGCAGGAACAGATCGCTTGATTGTTCGGACTCCGAGCGGATTGTTTTCAGCTCTAGCCGTGCGGGATGGGGACGCGATCCTCGTCTCGTACCAGGGGCATCAGTATCGGCTAGAAACGAGACGGCCAAGGGCCGGCTCGCAGGGTGCAACGGCGAGTGGCGAGTATCGTGCTCCGATGCCGGGACAAATCGTTGACGTCCTCGTTTCAGTTGGCGACAAAGTGAGCAAAGGACAAAAACTGATTGTCCTTGAAGCGATGAAAACTCAGCAGCCGTTCAACGCTCCATTCGGTGGAACTGTCACGACGCTTAACGCAACCAAAGGCGCGCAGGTGAAGGATGGCGAGTTGCTGGTTGTCGTAGAAGAGGCTTGA
- a CDS encoding gamma-glutamyl-gamma-aminobutyrate hydrolase family protein (Members of this family of hydrolases with an active site Cys residue belong to MEROPS family C26.): MKPLIAITSDIQADSKLTLNWNYAEQVAKAGGNPVIVSPLTDLKEIVGMFDGWLIPGGADFDSAHYGQELHPKAELQHPERWKMEERMYSLTDQDLPILGICGGCQFLNVIRGGSLHQHVPDVVGHEEHSGGTMQDYMVSEQSRLATASQSLKISGKSYHHQSVDRLGDGLVITAHSEDGTVEAVEDPSRPFCIGVQWHPERTPEDAATQNLFKAFIGAAIKYREERK; this comes from the coding sequence TTGAAGCCGCTGATCGCGATCACATCGGATATTCAGGCGGACTCGAAGCTGACGCTTAACTGGAACTATGCTGAACAGGTCGCGAAAGCTGGCGGAAATCCCGTCATCGTCTCACCACTCACTGACTTGAAGGAGATCGTTGGCATGTTCGATGGATGGCTGATCCCGGGCGGTGCGGATTTTGACTCGGCCCACTATGGTCAAGAACTTCATCCAAAGGCCGAGCTGCAGCATCCAGAGAGGTGGAAAATGGAAGAGCGGATGTACTCGCTGACTGACCAAGATCTACCAATACTGGGGATCTGCGGCGGTTGTCAGTTCCTGAATGTGATCCGCGGAGGCTCGCTGCACCAGCACGTGCCCGATGTCGTTGGTCACGAAGAACACAGTGGGGGAACGATGCAAGATTATATGGTTTCCGAACAAAGCAGACTTGCAACTGCCTCTCAGTCCTTGAAGATTTCCGGCAAGAGTTATCACCACCAGTCGGTTGATCGGTTGGGCGACGGGCTGGTCATTACTGCTCACAGTGAGGACGGCACTGTGGAGGCTGTCGAAGATCCATCACGACCTTTTTGTATCGGAGTGCAATGGCATCCGGAGCGTACGCCGGAAGATGCGGCGACCCAGAACTTGTTCAAAGCATTCATTGGGGCAGCAATCAAGTATCGAGAGGAACGAAAATGA
- a CDS encoding 2-oxo acid dehydrogenase subunit E2 has product MPNVSIFIPQIGEGLQEARVVAFLKQPGDTIRRDEPIYQMETDKAVMDVESPVDGVLASWSAAVDDIVPIGFAIGEVSVSDGVAAPAAPSHGAPAPVAASPSAAALYIPQIGEGLQEARIVAFLKQAGDAVKRDEPIYQMETDKAVMDVESPYEGTLVEWLAAVDDVVPIGFEVGRMSVSAGVEVAAAPSHGAPVVAPATKVASAPTKSSGDVRGIPPRSRAYAKEKGVSEDVLVGIPFSGSKLMPADIDAFLAGGSASTVSSGTGYTEVALPSKQRVLNSRMVRSNSLVVPGTITVATEWSAIEAERALAKQEMRGFQPSAFTMFAYAVVRAMAEFPTFRSALAGDDKLRTYDHVSLGIAVSLPGDELVTAVVDNADTMSWTEFAAAARAQIELARSGKDQAHAGVTVSLTNMQAFGLRDAVPVVVAPSMATIFLGEVFNGLDSTPNMIRVKRFVNISMTFDHRIANGVGASLFINKVKANVESIKDVLA; this is encoded by the coding sequence ATGCCGAACGTTTCAATATTCATTCCTCAGATTGGTGAAGGGCTTCAAGAAGCGCGCGTTGTGGCGTTTTTGAAGCAACCTGGCGACACGATCCGGCGAGACGAGCCGATCTACCAGATGGAGACCGATAAGGCCGTCATGGATGTCGAGTCGCCGGTGGATGGAGTGTTGGCCTCGTGGTCGGCAGCGGTAGACGACATTGTTCCAATCGGGTTTGCAATCGGTGAAGTTTCAGTTTCGGACGGGGTAGCGGCTCCGGCAGCGCCGTCGCACGGGGCACCGGCACCGGTTGCGGCATCGCCCAGCGCGGCTGCTCTTTACATTCCGCAGATCGGTGAAGGTCTCCAAGAGGCTCGCATTGTTGCCTTCCTAAAGCAAGCGGGCGACGCGGTAAAGCGCGACGAACCGATCTATCAGATGGAGACCGACAAGGCAGTTATGGATGTCGAGTCTCCCTATGAAGGAACTTTGGTCGAATGGTTGGCGGCTGTGGATGACGTGGTTCCAATTGGATTCGAGGTTGGCCGAATGTCAGTTTCGGCTGGCGTAGAAGTTGCAGCAGCTCCATCGCACGGGGCTCCGGTAGTAGCACCTGCTACTAAAGTCGCCTCAGCTCCGACGAAGTCCTCTGGTGATGTCCGGGGAATCCCGCCTCGCTCGCGAGCTTATGCAAAGGAGAAGGGAGTTTCCGAGGATGTTTTGGTAGGAATTCCCTTTAGCGGATCGAAGCTGATGCCTGCGGATATTGACGCTTTTCTAGCCGGAGGTTCCGCATCGACGGTGTCGAGTGGGACTGGCTATACAGAGGTCGCGTTGCCTTCGAAACAGCGGGTGTTGAATTCGCGAATGGTTCGCTCGAACTCATTGGTCGTTCCTGGGACGATTACGGTTGCTACCGAGTGGAGCGCCATCGAAGCCGAGCGAGCGTTGGCGAAGCAAGAGATGCGTGGTTTCCAGCCATCGGCGTTTACGATGTTTGCTTACGCAGTGGTTCGAGCAATGGCGGAGTTCCCAACCTTTCGATCAGCCCTAGCAGGGGATGACAAGTTACGAACCTATGACCATGTCTCGCTCGGCATCGCCGTTTCCTTGCCAGGAGATGAATTGGTGACCGCGGTGGTGGATAATGCGGACACCATGTCTTGGACAGAATTTGCGGCGGCGGCACGAGCTCAGATCGAGCTTGCTCGAAGCGGTAAAGACCAAGCGCACGCTGGAGTAACCGTTTCTCTGACTAACATGCAAGCATTTGGACTCCGAGACGCCGTTCCGGTGGTGGTTGCCCCATCAATGGCAACTATCTTCTTGGGCGAAGTGTTTAACGGGCTCGACTCGACACCGAATATGATTCGGGTGAAACGGTTTGTAAACATCTCGATGACATTTGATCACCGCATCGCAAACGGCGTGGGTGCCTCGTTGTTTATCAACAAAGTGAAAGCTAATGTGGAGTCGATAAAGGATGTGCTTGCTTGA
- a CDS encoding NAD+ synthase, translated as MSFTLIRAAKLAELNANPLSINAEQVSDWLIEFLKAEVIKRRGMNKVVLGLSGGVDSAVVAYLCARAFGPENTFAFRMPYKISSQESLDHAQLVIDDLGIQVRTIEITGMVDGYVSQYEDGISSQRLGNVCARSRMIVLFDQSAEVGGVPIGTGNKSERLFGYYTWHADDAPPINPLGDLFKSQVWEVARALGVPEVIIDKPATADLVKGQTDEGDFGISYAKADRILHYVVQGYGRERLVAMGFPSADVDIVWKRVSGTHWKRKLPTVAMLSNTAINEYYLRPVDF; from the coding sequence ATGTCGTTCACGCTGATCCGGGCTGCCAAGTTGGCCGAACTCAACGCTAACCCACTTAGCATCAACGCTGAACAGGTATCGGATTGGCTGATCGAGTTTCTAAAGGCCGAAGTCATCAAACGGCGCGGCATGAACAAGGTCGTGCTCGGCCTTTCGGGCGGGGTCGATTCTGCCGTTGTCGCGTATCTCTGCGCTCGTGCGTTCGGACCGGAGAACACGTTTGCCTTCCGGATGCCCTACAAAATCAGCAGCCAAGAGAGCTTGGATCATGCTCAGCTAGTGATCGACGATCTTGGCATCCAGGTGCGAACGATTGAGATTACGGGGATGGTTGATGGGTACGTATCGCAATATGAGGATGGGATTTCTTCCCAGCGCCTAGGAAACGTCTGCGCCCGCTCGCGAATGATCGTGCTCTTCGACCAATCTGCCGAAGTCGGGGGAGTCCCCATTGGCACCGGGAACAAGTCCGAACGACTCTTTGGCTACTATACTTGGCACGCCGATGACGCTCCCCCGATCAACCCGCTAGGTGACCTGTTCAAGTCCCAAGTGTGGGAAGTCGCCCGCGCCCTTGGGGTCCCCGAAGTCATCATCGACAAACCCGCCACCGCCGACCTCGTGAAGGGCCAAACCGACGAGGGCGACTTTGGAATCAGCTATGCCAAGGCCGACCGCATTCTGCACTACGTCGTCCAAGGCTACGGCCGCGAGCGCCTGGTCGCCATGGGCTTCCCTTCGGCGGACGTTGATATCGTCTGGAAACGAGTCAGCGGCACCCACTGGAAGCGGAAGCTTCCGACGGTCGCGATGCTGAGCAACACCGCCATCAATGAGTACTACCTACGGCCTGTGGATTTCTGA
- the fliE gene encoding flagellar hook-basal body complex protein FliE, with amino-acid sequence MRISSNPAIEQALDKGSLGTATQSAGKSQGSDFAQMLMDVIGEVNDSQAKAGDIREGFMTGRRGIEIQDVMVAMEKAGTSLQLTMAVRNKVLEAYQELSRMQV; translated from the coding sequence ATGAGGATTTCGTCTAACCCCGCAATCGAGCAGGCCCTAGATAAGGGTTCGCTTGGGACTGCGACTCAGTCAGCGGGGAAGAGCCAGGGCAGTGATTTTGCCCAGATGTTGATGGACGTCATTGGAGAAGTGAACGATTCGCAAGCGAAAGCGGGCGACATACGTGAGGGCTTCATGACGGGTCGACGCGGTATAGAAATTCAGGACGTTATGGTCGCGATGGAGAAAGCTGGCACTTCGCTGCAGCTCACCATGGCGGTTAGGAATAAGGTTCTTGAGGCTTATCAAGAGCTTTCAAGAATGCAGGTCTAG
- the flgC gene encoding flagellar basal body rod protein FlgC, translating into MRIGSLADAMRYSTTGLTAERFRMDTISSNLANANSVARPGEEGYRRRAVVLTASENGVKIDGVENDMEHDFQMKYEPGHPFANEKGMVTMSNIDPISEMVDMIGASRAYEANIAAFNSAKGMMNSALQIGKA; encoded by the coding sequence ATGAGAATAGGATCACTTGCCGACGCAATGCGCTACAGCACCACCGGACTCACCGCCGAGCGGTTTCGTATGGACACTATTTCGAGCAACTTGGCAAACGCTAACTCGGTCGCTCGACCCGGTGAAGAGGGATATCGGCGTCGGGCAGTTGTCTTAACCGCCTCTGAAAATGGTGTGAAGATCGATGGCGTGGAGAACGACATGGAGCACGACTTCCAGATGAAGTACGAACCAGGTCACCCGTTTGCCAACGAAAAAGGCATGGTCACGATGAGCAATATCGATCCGATCAGTGAAATGGTCGATATGATCGGAGCGAGCCGAGCTTATGAGGCGAACATCGCGGCTTTTAACAGCGCGAAAGGAATGATGAATTCCGCCCTCCAGATTGGCAAAGCCTAA
- the fliF gene encoding flagellar basal-body MS-ring/collar protein FliF, translating into MALIDRLKNWWTESSPTQRYTTLGGVMLFVLLLGGVFSFASRPKYDMLYGGLSEVDKAAMVTELQAQGINVKYDMPGAVEVPSDKVAQLRMNLTAAGKVPKSAHMGYENLADMSLSDTPAKERERLKAIAEGELARSVETNPGVRSARVHITLGDPSPFGDQQRPPSASVNLVTNGTGSITRDQARGIAMLVSHSVDGMDMKNVVVLDEKSIPLFSGSDSSSSDALASSKIELEQSVARKEEQRIQNNLDAIFGPGKTRVSVRATVNLDENEVRKTENIVKKGVALKSMEEKMGAGKKPAGGAAGSAANIGAPANSDTGDKEGAYSSKVEQLQPNTTQIETHSNKAVGSIQSMVINVAANTSGFPEGQEAKADEFVAQVKQFVDSEKKTGDTILETKVTPVKFDETVKSAVEKSVAQAESGAKLQQMMALLPIAALLVIGVMVVKQLGKMKPVAQSTSIVLADGQTISVPLVNGQIPANYAMIGQQPGLVPAEQHAQDLQNNLAKYTEEELAQLAEGGIIYRDNGAVMEVEKIAEKKSVHLAAIKQMAKDRPEPTAMLIKTWLAEV; encoded by the coding sequence ATGGCACTTATTGATCGGTTGAAGAATTGGTGGACGGAGTCGAGTCCGACTCAGCGTTATACGACGCTGGGCGGAGTGATGCTCTTTGTCCTTTTGCTTGGCGGAGTATTCTCGTTCGCCTCGCGGCCCAAGTACGACATGTTGTACGGCGGCTTGTCGGAGGTCGATAAGGCCGCTATGGTCACCGAGCTTCAGGCTCAGGGAATCAATGTAAAGTACGACATGCCTGGTGCGGTCGAAGTGCCATCGGATAAGGTTGCTCAGCTGCGAATGAACTTAACGGCGGCTGGGAAGGTTCCGAAGTCCGCTCACATGGGTTACGAAAATTTGGCCGACATGAGCTTATCGGACACTCCGGCGAAGGAGCGTGAGCGATTGAAGGCGATTGCCGAAGGTGAGCTGGCCCGATCTGTTGAGACAAACCCTGGCGTCCGTTCGGCACGAGTCCACATCACTTTAGGCGATCCATCACCATTTGGCGATCAGCAGCGACCGCCTTCCGCGAGCGTTAACCTCGTCACCAACGGGACCGGCTCGATCACTCGAGATCAGGCCCGGGGGATCGCGATGTTGGTGTCTCACTCGGTTGACGGGATGGACATGAAGAATGTCGTGGTTTTGGATGAGAAGTCCATCCCGCTGTTTAGTGGTAGCGATAGCAGTTCTTCGGATGCTCTAGCTTCTTCCAAGATTGAGCTTGAGCAGTCTGTGGCACGCAAGGAGGAGCAGCGGATTCAGAATAATCTGGACGCGATTTTTGGACCTGGCAAGACTCGGGTCAGTGTGCGGGCGACGGTGAACCTGGATGAAAACGAGGTTCGAAAGACTGAGAACATCGTCAAGAAGGGTGTTGCGCTTAAGTCGATGGAAGAAAAGATGGGTGCTGGCAAGAAGCCCGCCGGTGGTGCCGCAGGTTCCGCTGCAAACATTGGAGCACCTGCAAATTCAGACACGGGGGACAAAGAAGGTGCCTATTCTTCAAAGGTCGAGCAACTGCAGCCGAACACCACTCAGATTGAGACTCACTCGAACAAGGCGGTAGGCAGCATCCAGTCAATGGTGATCAACGTTGCCGCCAACACCTCCGGATTCCCAGAAGGGCAAGAGGCTAAGGCGGACGAGTTTGTCGCCCAGGTGAAGCAGTTTGTGGACTCAGAAAAGAAAACCGGTGATACGATCCTTGAGACTAAGGTGACGCCAGTTAAGTTCGACGAGACGGTCAAGTCGGCCGTTGAGAAATCGGTTGCTCAAGCCGAGTCCGGGGCAAAGTTGCAGCAGATGATGGCTCTCTTGCCAATCGCAGCCCTCCTGGTCATCGGTGTGATGGTCGTGAAGCAGCTCGGCAAGATGAAGCCAGTTGCTCAATCGACCTCAATCGTCCTAGCTGACGGTCAGACGATCAGCGTTCCGTTAGTTAACGGCCAGATTCCGGCGAACTACGCGATGATCGGACAGCAGCCTGGCTTGGTTCCGGCTGAGCAACACGCTCAGGACCTGCAAAACAACTTGGCCAAGTACACCGAGGAGGAGCTAGCCCAGCTTGCTGAGGGCGGAATCATCTATCGGGACAATGGCGCGGTCATGGAAGTCGAAAAGATTGCAGAGAAGAAATCTGTTCACCTTGCCGCCATCAAACAGATGGCAAAGGACCGACCTGAGCCTACGGCCATGCTCATCAAAACTTGGCTAGCGGAGGTTTAA
- a CDS encoding FliI/YscN family ATPase, translated as MNAPSYRLSGRVSKVVGLVIESNGPIARVGDLCHIKTDGMNGETRNVPVEVVGFRDNTVLLMPLGDLDGIRAGDLVESTGQCLSVPISESMLGRVLDGLGQPMDGGPAIEADVYYPVTANPPNAMTRRMIEKPLATGVRAIDGMLTLGEGQRMGIFAGSGVGKSTLLGMIARNCEAEINIICLVGERGREVREFMENDLGEEGLKRSIIVCATGEQPALVRIKAALTATALAEGFRDQGKSVLLMMDSVTRFAMAQREVGLAIGEPPSTKGYTPSVFALLPRLMERAGMGPKGAITALYTVLVDGDDTNEPIADATRGILDGHIVLNRKLTSRGHYPPIDILNSLSRTMPFVVGPEQIQAATDVRELMAAYNDVEDLVSIGAYKKGARPLTDKAIESIDGINKFLRQAKAEGSSFEDAVTGLTSAVS; from the coding sequence ATGAACGCTCCTTCCTATCGTCTTTCGGGCCGAGTCAGCAAGGTGGTTGGGTTGGTAATTGAGTCCAACGGACCGATTGCCAGGGTGGGCGACCTGTGCCACATCAAAACCGACGGCATGAACGGCGAGACTCGCAATGTCCCCGTTGAGGTGGTTGGCTTTCGAGACAACACAGTCTTGCTGATGCCCTTGGGTGACCTCGATGGCATCCGGGCGGGAGACTTGGTGGAATCTACCGGGCAGTGCTTATCCGTACCAATCTCCGAGTCGATGTTGGGACGCGTTTTGGATGGTTTGGGTCAGCCGATGGATGGAGGGCCGGCGATCGAGGCGGATGTTTACTATCCCGTGACCGCAAACCCTCCGAACGCCATGACTCGGCGCATGATTGAAAAGCCATTGGCGACAGGCGTGAGGGCGATTGATGGAATGTTGACGCTAGGCGAGGGCCAGAGGATGGGCATCTTCGCGGGCTCGGGCGTTGGAAAGTCGACACTGCTGGGCATGATTGCGCGGAACTGTGAGGCGGAGATTAACATTATCTGCCTGGTTGGTGAGCGTGGTAGGGAAGTCCGCGAGTTCATGGAGAACGACCTGGGTGAAGAGGGTCTGAAACGGTCGATTATCGTTTGTGCTACGGGCGAGCAGCCTGCTTTGGTCCGTATTAAAGCCGCGCTGACCGCGACCGCTCTGGCCGAGGGGTTTAGAGATCAAGGCAAGTCAGTTCTTCTGATGATGGACTCAGTGACCAGATTCGCCATGGCGCAAAGGGAAGTTGGTCTTGCTATCGGCGAGCCGCCTTCGACGAAGGGCTACACGCCGTCGGTGTTTGCTCTGCTGCCCCGCTTGATGGAGCGAGCCGGAATGGGACCGAAGGGTGCGATTACGGCTCTGTATACAGTTCTTGTCGACGGAGACGACACCAACGAGCCAATCGCCGACGCCACTCGCGGTATCTTGGACGGCCACATCGTCCTGAACCGCAAACTCACCTCGCGAGGGCACTATCCGCCGATTGACATCTTGAATAGTCTTTCCCGAACGATGCCTTTTGTGGTTGGACCCGAACAGATTCAGGCGGCCACCGATGTTCGGGAATTGATGGCGGCTTACAACGACGTAGAGGACCTGGTCTCGATTGGGGCCTATAAAAAAGGCGCCCGCCCCCTGACCGACAAAGCAATCGAATCGATCGATGGCATCAACAAATTCCTTCGCCAAGCAAAAGCGGAGGGTTCAAGTTTTGAGGATGCCGTGACCGGGCTGACGTCTGCCGTAAGCTAG
- a CDS encoding FliH/SctL family protein, producing the protein MSNVVTSGFQSLNQDQLFGQIPRLSADLKRVSNRLSDQVDLLKEKGYEDGYNAGYENGLKAGSNEGRSAGLIMAQNQAEADRKIEARQFFADWETLRQEFEQAVISWFEQSEEVLTEMSMEVVRQILAAELEINKHYALEIAKDVLEHVTHARRARIMINPSDFALFESHREALVMQSRQLENIEIVQDHSIRSGVVVETDAGIIDATVQTRLELIDNEFRNAA; encoded by the coding sequence TTGTCTAACGTCGTCACGAGCGGGTTTCAAAGCCTGAACCAGGACCAACTGTTTGGTCAGATTCCTCGTTTATCTGCCGATCTAAAGCGCGTCTCGAATCGCCTTTCAGATCAAGTTGATCTCCTAAAGGAAAAGGGCTACGAAGACGGCTACAACGCTGGCTACGAAAACGGCCTCAAGGCAGGGAGCAACGAAGGGCGAAGCGCGGGATTGATCATGGCCCAAAATCAGGCGGAAGCCGACCGGAAAATCGAAGCGAGGCAATTTTTTGCTGATTGGGAAACATTGCGACAGGAGTTCGAGCAAGCCGTGATTTCCTGGTTCGAGCAATCGGAAGAAGTCTTGACCGAAATGTCGATGGAGGTCGTCCGACAGATCCTTGCGGCAGAGCTAGAAATTAACAAGCATTACGCGCTCGAGATTGCGAAAGACGTTTTGGAGCATGTGACCCACGCGCGTCGGGCTAGGATTATGATCAACCCCTCCGACTTTGCGCTTTTCGAGAGCCATCGCGAGGCGCTGGTGATGCAGTCCCGTCAGCTTGAGAACATCGAGATCGTCCAGGATCACTCGATTCGGAGCGGAGTAGTCGTTGAGACGGATGCTGGCATCATCGACGCCACCGTGCAGACCCGGCTTGAGTTGATCGATAACGAGTTTCGGAACGCAGCATGA